In a single window of the Bactrocera dorsalis isolate Fly_Bdor chromosome 2, ASM2337382v1, whole genome shotgun sequence genome:
- the LOC125776329 gene encoding uncharacterized protein LOC125776329: MYALPLNLLSKRYFIDKSLCRKHATKNNNDNINLMLKAKCFLFNYYLQHYGKEDDSLQYLVENRGGTPKPVPAFLHAVQGKASIAALLVLPGQDTGGAPTVGTHRQILCKLPCGQPEVSELLQRRTVPALQREAPHNAPHRGEYPSPPPVAQNHSWSEQISSDDALSIDASDPGTETRPLQPEPEKGALLETGAETRPFRPSQRGETETRTFRPLLQHERRTHKRRLRRRQAHNPARLETRSLQLHRASSFRAGLTNRASIEAHSLLPMTAILPTAVVKIEARGRLHLIRALIDACAPTSLIARDLARELQLEQTHIGGQRGCLLVLRGRHGTNTRISTHVRVMNDYMRISPTTTLDCDIAAPYTHIKLADPNFYKSSPIRLVLGADVYSRIMTQQVMPQTFGQLLAQGSIFGWVLSGTARY; the protein is encoded by the exons ATGTATGCATTGCCCTTGAACTTACTGAGCAAGAGGTACTTTATTGACAA GTCACTTTGTCGAAAACATGCGACAAAAAACAATAACGATAACATAAATTTGATGCTAAaggcaaaatgttttttatttaattattatttgcaacactatGGAAAG GAAGATGACTCGCTACAGTACCTTGTAGAAAACCGCGGCGGTACACCCAAACCGGTACCCGCTTTCTTGCACGCTGTGCAAGGGAAAGCATCCATTGCGGCTCTGCTCGTCCTTCCGGGCCAAGACACCGGAGGGGCGCCTACGGTAGGCACTCATAGGCAAATACTGTGTAAATTGCCTTGCGGTCAACCAGAGGTCAGCGAATTGCTCCAGCGACGCACGGTGCCGGCGCTGCAACGAGAAGCACCACACAATGCTCCACATCGGGGAGAATACCCGTCGCCGCCCCCAGTGGCTCAAAACCATTCATGGAGCGAACAAATAAGTTCCGATGATGCTCTCTCCATCGATGCATCAGACCCTGGAACGGAGACTAGGCCTCTCCAACCAGAACCGGAAAAGGGAGCACTACTTGAAACCGGAGCGGAAACACGGCCTTTCCGCCCATCACAGCGAGGGGAAACGGAAACCCGGACTTTCCGCCCCCTTCTGCAACACGAACGTCGCACGCACAAACGCCGTCTGCGCCGTCGCCAAGCGCACAACCCGGCCAGACTGGAGACTAGGTCTCTCCAGCTTCACCGGGCTAGCTCCTTCAGAGCCGGGCTAACAAATCGAGCCAGCATAGAGGCTCATTCCTTGCTGCCAATGACAGCCATTTTACCGACGGCGGTGGTAAAGATCGAGGCAAGAGGACGCCTACATTTAATTAGGGCTCTCATAGACGCATGCGCCCCTACGTCGCTAATTGCGCGCGACCTAGCAAGGGAATTGCAACTAGAGCAGACGCATATCGGCGGTCAACGCGGCTGCCTTTTAGTACTGCGAGGCAGACATGGGACAAATACCCGCATATCGACGCATGTAAGGGTAATGAACGACTATATGCGCATCAGCCCGACCACCACGTTGGACTGCGACATAGCAGCCCCATACACCCACATCAAACTGGCGGATCCAAATTTCTACAAGTCGTCGCCGATACGCTTGGTGCTCGGCGCGGATGTATACTCCCGCATCATGACCCAACAGGTCATGCCACAAACGTTTGGGCAGCTTCTCGCTCAGGGCTCCATTTTCGGCTGGGTGCTTTCGGGTACGGCCCGGTACTAA